In Saccharomyces eubayanus strain FM1318 chromosome II, whole genome shotgun sequence, the genomic stretch ACAGAAATTACAAATGCGTCTAAAGAATATGAGCTTCAAGAACATTCTGCTGATCACTCTATGAATAAGGAAGAACTTGTTAAGAAGGCAGAAGCACTGGATATGGTTGTTCTTGACGAGAAAGAGTATACTGAAATGATGGCAAGATCCGAAAACCATTTAATTTCTGCGGATGATGTCATACGTGAGGCCGCCAATTTCGGTCTAGTACCTGTAGAGAGGCAAGAGTTGGAAGATATTAAATATGAACTAGCTCATCCaacattttcaatagcACAACAGGAAGAACACACTGCTGATCATAATATAGTTCCGACAACTAGGGATAGAACATTAATATTGAACGAAGAACGCACAATGGGCCAAGATGAAGTGGATTATGATGACGATATTTCCGCCAGTTTTGCGGATGAATCACAAGAAATTCGAAATGATAtaaatattatcaaaacGCAAGCCAAAAAATATGGGATGTTGTGTATACCTGAAAGCGCTTTCGTGGTTACATCGTATGCAAATACTCCAGATACAAGCAACGTTGTTGCACTCCCTGTTTCCTATTACCATAATCTATTATCAacagaagagaagaaatggaaTGATGTGAATAACAAAGATTTAGAATCAGAAGCCAAAAAGCGTGGATTTCAAGTCGGATTGCCATCGAAGAAGGATATTGCGGCTCAAGGCACGCCACCTAAACACGTAAGCAAATCATCTAAATTGAGTTCGAAAAAGTCGATTGTATCCACAAAGTCCGGGATAAAAAAAGGACTTGCCGAAGCTGCTGCAACTACTGCTTACGAGGATTATGAAAGCCACCCACAGTTACAGCAGCAAGAACATCACCAACACCACACTCACCTACAAAGCGTATCAAATTCGACTCCAAAGATCAAAACAGCACCTTCTAGGAATACTGCAGGCTTCAGAAGGGATGCAATGGAATCGTTTATGTCACGTGCAGGATCTGCTGATAGAGCGGTATCTTTACAAACTTTAGCTTCACTAAATGAACCAAGCATCATACCTGCATTAACCCAAACAGTCATTGGGGAATATTTGTTCAAATATTATCCGCGTCTGGGGCCTTTCGGATTTGAATCACGTCATGAAAGATTTTTCTGGATCCATCCATACACTTTAACTTTATATTGGTCAGCATCTAATCCTATTTTAGAGAATCCCGCCAGTACAAAAACGAAGGGTGTTGCCATTTTGGGTGTGAAGAGCGTTACAGACCCAAACCCATATCCAACAGGCTTGTATCACAAGAGTATTGTTGTTACTACAGAAACTAGGTATATCAAATTTACCTGCCCTACGAGACAAAGGCACAATATTTGGTATAATTCATTACGGTATCTAATCCAAAGAAACATGCAAGGAATAAGCTTAGAGGATATTGCCGATGACCCAACAGACAATATGTATTCAGGGAAGATTTTCCCATTACCTGGTGAGAATACTAAGAGCTCTAATAAAAGGCTAAGTGCATCGAGAAGATCCGTATCTACAAGGTCACTGAGAAGCAGAGTTCCGAAAAGTCAATCATTCAGTAACTTGAGATAATTAAGCAAAACAAGttagagaagaaaaattgtaTAGTAGACAAACGTACATTATGAACTGTAATTTTATCGTTGagtaaaataaataaataacaAAAACTTTATTATTAAATAACAGTACGTTGAGATACGGACATACAAAATGACAATAAttaaatagaaaaattaatgaaatttttatctatttcaataaataaagtacaaaaaaaagatggacAACAACCGATTATAGTGCTTGTGGTTCTTGAAAATTAAGATGTTGTTTCATAACCGGATAAGtatgaaaatgaaataataaatagGGGTAACGAAAAAACGCGACAAATGACCAAATGGTTTACTAAACGGACTACCAAGTCATCCTTTGCAATGCTTTAACGCTAGTATGTAAATTTTTGGGCTTAGTCAAATTGGTggtgttgttattgttgatGAAAGTTGTGATAGAGGAGGGCACATCAACTTCCGCACCGTTACTTGAGCCATTGGTAGCACTTTGGTATATCTGTACGTCTTTGTCATCGCCGTGCTTGAAACAACAGCGCTTACCATACGGACAGTAGCCCAACTTTGCCCAGTTTATGCAAGGTTTGGTTCTATaattgtttgatttttttttgaattttagTTCGTTTAAACCATGAGCAAATTGGCATTTATTACTGTACTTACAAAAGCCTTTAATGGTGAATGATTCGCACAGTTCCGTCTTGTATAAGGTTTTATTAACTAGTTGAGGCTCTTGCAAGGGGGAGGTTGTAGAGGGTTCTatatttgttgttttctgAATTGGGAGTACATATGGTAATCCATTTGGCGGTGAGTTCAGTTGTGATAACTTTTGTAAATTTTCTGTGGTTAAAGGTAATGAAGATGCATTTGTTGTATAAGTTGGGTTGATCTCTACCTCGAGCAACCTCTTCTTGTGCTTTTTCTCGGTAGAATTGATTAATGAAATATTGTTACTAGTTGCAAAGGGATTGGCAGAGTACAATGTATCTATAGGCTTAGAATCAGATATGatcaaatctttgaaatctgCCAATGAATGATAACAGTTCGGTTTAGAAGGCAACGAAGGGGAAGGCCTTGGAGAAGATTCGCTCAGAATGTCCGTTTCATTTATATTACGCCCATCACTGGTACTTCCGTCGTCATTACcgtcgtcatcattgtCGTTATTCTCATTAAGTAGCGTCTTTATATAGTaatcttcaatttctttaatttttgattcGTAGTTTTCATTCAAATTGGAGAATATAGAGGATGTAGTAGTTGACGCTGAATTAGCGTTTCGAATGTTGAGGTAGTAATTGTTAGTCATGGCAAGATTTATGACCATAATTAGTTTGGTATTGATTGGATCGACTTAAGATACGGTTCTGTAGGTTCGTATGATCTTGTAATCTGTATTTGAGAACTCAGAGGTTGATTGAAATCAAGAGTTTTTGGGAAAGCAGGTGAAATTGTTGTGCCAAAGTGTGGCATTGTCCAATGATCTACGCCGTCAAGTGTTGAATCAGTGTTCTTTGATTCACCATATTAGTAATAGCTCATGCTGCTCAAAAGCGAGAGAGAGGGAATACgagcaaaaaagaaaaaaaaaaaatatttgggTGCCATTGGTGCCTGACCTAATTAAACTCCAGAATAACCCTACTCACGTGACTATTTATGCATTACAGACCTAATATAAGGCCCTGCCAAGGTAAGGGCTACAGGCTCGGGTAACTACACGtaaaagaatgaaaaatttttggttgttCCATATAGGAAGAACAAGCATCTTGAAAGGTTGGCTTCGAGAAGTAGAGATGaacatttttgaagaaggctGAAAGAAACCCCCCAATTTGGAAGGAACGTGTTCATATTATGGATTATAAAGAAGAGCAGACACAGGAATTAGAAGTTCTAGAGTCAATTTACCCTGATGAACTGAGGATCACAAACGATGAGTATCCAAAGATCAAATTTGAGGTAGACATTAAGTTGGAGCTGGATACGGGTGAATCCACCTCACCTTTGACAAAGGAGCACATTATAACTGCAGAGTTCAAGCTGCCAGAAAACTATCCAGATGAACCATGCACTATCTCATTAGAAGCGCAGGAAGTCGCCCTCAATGAAGGCcaggaagatgaagacgaagaggaggatgaaaacgaagaggaagaagaggaggacGAGTATGATGACAACGGGAATAAGATACTGAAGAAGTTCCAAAACCTGCCCGATACGGTTAGTTTTAAGGGATACCTACCCGAATTAACGGTAAAGTTGGAAACACAAATCGAAACGGACATGTTGCTGGGCATGCAAATGTGTTTTGCTCTTATTTCGTCGATAAAGGAGAATTGTGAACAATGGTACAGCGAGGAATTGGGCAAACTGGAAAAACAACACGAGTGGGAGTCTCAAGAGCGtgaaaagaaggaacaAGCCAAGTTCCACGGTACGAAGGTAACAAGAGAAACGTATTTGGAATGGAGGTCCAACTTCCGCAAAGAGCTGAAACTGGATGAAAGAGACCAGGTAAGAAGAACGAAGGCCCACCATGGGAAGCTGACCGGGAAACAAATGTTTGAACAAGGTGTGGTGGGCACAGGCGACGATTTCATAGAGGAGGATGGCACGAGTGTGGACGATGTGTCCAAGGCCCTCGCCGATACCGAACTAGTAAATCAATGAATACTTAAGTACATAcgtattttctttgcatgGATAAATGACATAtatttttggttgttttcaaaaaatagtaCTGAAGAAAGGAAGGACAGTTTAATAAGACAATATTAAAAACttgtatataaaatatgtatacatatatcGGAGAATGAATAATTGTGCTGCTGTATTGAAATTCCGGGTGTCGTTTTGGTTGTTGGTACCCTAGACCAATGACTTGGAGTAAGAGAAAAGGTCGGAAAAGGCGTCGTTGCCTTTGGTCTTGTCCTTTGTAGCTTGAGGGCGGGCTTTTGGTTGCGTATTTTCGACAATAGGCAGTGACGTTTCTGTGGCGGCAGTGATATCCGCGCTTGATTTTGGACCGTCCCAGTCTAGCAGGTCATCGATTTGTCCTCCGGTTGTTCTGGGCGCTGTTGTATCGGGACTTGTTTCGCTCTGGAAATCGCCGAATtcgtcgtcttcgtcttcgtcgtcgtcatttGTGTTGTGATTGCTGTTTGTGGTGGTCGAATCATCGAAGTCGATCAGATCAGGTATGTTATCTTGctgttgttttcttttcctttgctgttctttgtttttgatctGTTCTCTGAGgatttctcttctttgtcttctttgttCGTCCATGTGAGAACGCCTGCGAGTGCTCGAGCCCGCTTCTGTTTCCACGGGGACGTTGAAGTTAGTGACGTTGTTGGCGTCTACTTCATCGTCGGACCCATCAGCGTCCGGCCCAAACCCTTCATCGTCCACGCTATCGTAGTTGGCGGAAGAGGAGATTTGGTTGGCGTTGTAAATGGAGGATTCCCCTTGCTGTCGGATCTTCAAGGCgttcttcttattcttggctctttcctttttcaaaaattgagGGTCTTCCAAGTACTGCAAGATCAATTCACCCTTTTTCCTAATCCCTCTTTCGTGAACTTCCATCTTACCATCGTTCGAGAACTTCAACTTGAATTGGGCAATTTCTCTAGTCAGTATGTGTTTGTGGGTGAGTAAACAAGATCTAATTTGATTTAGTTCGTCGCCGGTGTCGACGTTCAGTAACAAGAACTCGACGACTACCAGACATTTCAAGACCACCCTCCATTCAGATCCGTAGTTGACGTAGTCCTTTCTTGCCTTTTCGTACAGATTCTTGGGTCTCGTGGCGATATGGTCTACCAGTCTTTTCAGGGTGTATTCGGTCATCAAGTATAGCGGTACCTGGTACCTGTTTCTTAGGACTTTGGCCAGATGCTTTGGCGTGGGGCCCCAGGCATCGGTGTTGGTGGCACGACGGATGTCTACCTGGTAGGGTTCGTATTGTACAATCACGTTTTGGGCGAACCTTGCGGCGTTTCTAATGTCGTGCATGCCTAGATTCTGAATCTTCTTCGATAACGAgtccatttttgaaacgGTATTTGTGTGGGCTGCTTGGTTTGACAGTGAGGGGGaggatattttttttgaatattgcAGGCAAGATACTCTTTTTAAATATCAAAACCACCACTTGAAaagtataaataaataaaaaaaaaaacctgaGGTAAATTCAACTTAAAATCCGAAttccaaattcaaactcaaactgaaaaagaaatggatggaaagatgataaaaaacgaaaattttcttggtaCATAAAAATTAAGCCGAAACCGAAACGCCTTAGTTGAGGAAAAATAGGGGTGGTACCCGGGAGGCGGTCAGCAATAAAGCACGAGGTAGTTATAGATGAAGGGCAGTCTCACAGAGTAGCGTAACGTAGCCAGTTGCGACATGAAACCTAGCTATAAGAATTGATTGtcatacacatatatacgtatatacatacagtatttttttttagataGAGGTGGGGGTGGGGGAGagaaaaagggaaagagtTCGTTTCAGCATTTGTTCCGTGTTTATAATTCACCGGACTTGGCAACGACGAGTCTAGCCTTGGTGGCACCGGAAGGAGAACCCATAGATTCGACCTTCTTGACGATGTCGTAACCGTCGACGACCTCACCGAAGACGACGTGCTTGCCGTCTAACCATGGGCAAGGAACGGtggtgatgaaaaattgggAACCGTTGGTGTTTGGACCAGCGTTAGCCATGGACAACAAACCTGGTCTGTCGTGGTGCttcttgaagttttcaTCTGGGAACTTGCCACCGTAGATGGACTTACCACCGGTACCGTTACCGGCGGTGAAGTCACCACCTTGTAGCATGAAGTCTGGAATGACTCTGTGGAAGGGGGAGCCGGCGAAGCCGAAACCCTTTTCACCGGTACATAGCGCTCTGAAGTTCTCGGCGGTCTTTGGGACTACGTCGTTGTACAACTTGAAAACGACACGGCCAATTGATTGGCCATCAGCTTCGACATCAAAATAAACTTGGGACATGGTAGGGTTTTCGGTAGAGTTGGGTTTagtttgaagaatttaataattggcaaaaaaagaacaccgtcaagaaaggaaagagaACCTCTTATACTAATTAGAGAACGAAGGAACAAAGAGAATGCACTTATATTTATACAGACAGACAGACAGAAAGAGGGACAGACCAACGTAAGCCCAACGAAACCACGGACGGAAGCGCATGGAAGCGTATGGAAGTCCGCCTAGCGGGAAGCCCGAGCCTGCGCCCAGGCGACACCAGCCGAGGCGAGGCGAGGCGAGGCGGGACCAGACAAATGCCTAGGGGGAACGAGGGGCGGCGGACCCCTAAGGGGCGTGGGCGGCGGGTAAGAGTTCTCGGGCGGGTAAGCAGCCGTGAcgtaaaatttttcattcgaGCTGGTACAAGATGAGGTATGTACGCAATACAGAGGACATCTCATCGGGCCGTAGAGCACAGCTCAGCACAGCACAGTACACAATGATGAAAGGTTCCAGAAGAGCAGGCAATAACTCGGTCACCACACTCAACACCCCCGTGGTCATCCACACTACACAGCTGCCCCAGCACGTCTCCACGGATGAGGTCCTACAGTTCCTGGAGGGCTTCATCAACGAGAAGGAGAGCATCATTGACAGCACCACGATGAACACCATCAACGTCAACGCCGCGGACGCGGACGTTGCCGCCGGTGCCGCCAACCCCGGGCTAAACATGGACACTAATCTGTCCAGCTCCGTATCACAACTGAAGAGAATCCAGAGAGATTTTAAGGGCTTGCCTCCCGCCCAGGACTTCTCTGCCGCACCCATTCTCGTATCCACCGCCGCCAAGGACGA encodes the following:
- the CTH1 gene encoding putative mRNA-binding protein CTH1 codes for the protein MVINLAMTNNYYLNIRNANSASTTTSSIFSNLNENYESKIKEIEDYYIKTLLNENNDNDDDGNDDGSTSDGRNINETDILSESSPRPSPSLPSKPNCYHSLADFKDLIISDSKPIDTLYSANPFATSNNISLINSTEKKHKKRLLEVEINPTYTTNASSLPLTTENLQKLSQLNSPPNGLPYVLPIQKTTNIEPSTTSPLQEPQLVNKTLYKTELCESFTIKGFCKYSNKCQFAHGLNELKFKKKSNNYRTKPCINWAKLGYCPYGKRCCFKHGDDKDVQIYQSATNGSSNGAEVDVPSSITTFINNNNTTNLTKPKNLHTSVKALQRMTW
- the GIR2 gene encoding Gir2p, which translates into the protein MDYKEEQTQELEVLESIYPDELRITNDEYPKIKFEVDIKLELDTGESTSPLTKEHIITAEFKLPENYPDEPCTISLEAQEVALNEGQEDEDEEEDENEEEEEEDEYDDNGNKILKKFQNLPDTVSFKGYLPELTVKLETQIETDMLLGMQMCFALISSIKENCEQWYSEELGKLEKQHEWESQEREKKEQAKFHGTKVTRETYLEWRSNFRKELKLDERDQVRRTKAHHGKLTGKQMFEQGVVGTGDDFIEEDGTSVDDVSKALADTELVNQ
- the ENT5 gene encoding Ent5p, which produces MDSLSKKIQNLGMHDIRNAARFAQNVIVQYEPYQVDIRRATNTDAWGPTPKHLAKVLRNRYQVPLYLMTEYTLKRLVDHIATRPKNLYEKARKDYVNYGSEWRVVLKCLVVVEFLLLNVDTGDELNQIRSCLLTHKHILTREIAQFKLKFSNDGKMEVHERGIRKKGELILQYLEDPQFLKKERAKNKKNALKIRQQGESSIYNANQISSSANYDSVDDEGFGPDADGSDDEVDANNVTNFNVPVETEAGSSTRRRSHMDEQRRQRREILREQIKNKEQQRKRKQQQDNIPDLIDFDDSTTTNSNHNTNDDDEDEDDEFGDFQSETSPDTTAPRTTGGQIDDLLDWDGPKSSADITAATETSLPIVENTQPKARPQATKDKTKGNDAFSDLFSYSKSLV
- the CPR1 gene encoding peptidylprolyl isomerase CPR1 translates to MSQVYFDVEADGQSIGRVVFKLYNDVVPKTAENFRALCTGEKGFGFAGSPFHRVIPDFMLQGGDFTAGNGTGGKSIYGGKFPDENFKKHHDRPGLLSMANAGPNTNGSQFFITTVPCPWLDGKHVVFGEVVDGYDIVKKVESMGSPSGATKARLVVAKSGEL
- the RPA14 gene encoding DNA-directed RNA polymerase I subunit RPA14; translated protein: MRYVRNTEDISSGRRAQLSTAQYTMMKGSRRAGNNSVTTLNTPVVIHTTQLPQHVSTDEVLQFLEGFINEKESIIDSTTMNTINVNAADADVAAGAANPGLNMDTNLSSSVSQLKRIQRDFKGLPPAQDFSAAPILVSTAAKDETSVGVSASATGGKKTTFADE